A window of Pyrus communis chromosome 3, drPyrComm1.1, whole genome shotgun sequence genomic DNA:
TCTCTTAAGAAGTTGTAGGATATTTCTACttacaatttatgaaattttttgaagGCCCAAGTCCCAATTTTGTACAATTGTTAATAATTCGTAAGTTATTTATGAAAATGTTCTTCTGTGCGGAAAGCCATCCTACCACTTTACTTATTCGcataaaatacaaatataaagAATTTTACTTGAGGGTTTTTATGATGTTTTGAGTATTGAACACTTCTAAATTTTTAAtagttaaatattaaaaattaaaatcaacgaTTAAAAAGTTTAAATATCATATACTTTGAAACATCATATAGAATTTTTCCTTTCTAAAAACAGATCCACCAAAATGAGCTCATGGAGATCCTAACGTTGAGGTTACCTCTTTGTGTGTGTTTAATACATGACCGTTTGGACTTTGGAGGCAATAGACACACGGATCTTTCAATTAATTTTCGGAAATTACATAGAACAGTGCTATTTAGGGGTgggattttttgtcaaattactATACCAACTGAATTACCAACCGTACCATACCAAAGTTATGCCAAAAAATTTGTACCATTGATAATGGTACGGTATTTGTACCGTACCATATATTTTTGATACGGTAATGGTATTCAAAATCATTACCAACGGTATAATGTACCGTACCACtactattaatattatattatttatttattcatttatatatatttaggtattattatcattatatatgcactttatatttttttttcctagtcaTTTATCCAATCAACTCACCCTCTAACCTCTATTTTCCCAATAAAAAAACTTAAGCCTTCTTGTGCTGCGACTCTTCATCTTTTCACTCATATAGCCACCGACTTCAGCTCTGTTGCTCCAGTTCCGATGACTCTCTCTCTTCGGAGTCCATCTCATCTTCTCTTTCATCAAATTGGGATGTCTTTCTCTCTGACTTTGTCTATTAAGttaatttttgtacaattttaaagAATGTAGATTAGGAATctttgtactatttttttttagggataTTGGGTTCTTTCAACAATTCTTCCATCTATTTACTTCTTGTTTCTTAAATGAATCTctataaaattctcataattaaataaaaaaagttttaaaaatccAAAGGGAGTGGCCAAAACATGTTCGAGCCCTGAATTGGGTTggaaaaaacaatcaaattttgGCCCAAAATAAAGTGGTAATTACCATTACCATACCATGTCAACCGAACTATTTGGCATGCTGAAATTCGGTATACCGAAAGTTTGGCACgataatggtaatagattttgtaGAAAGAGAATTCCTGAGCTTAGAAATTAAAACATGAGATGTGCGTGTAAACTAGAGTGGATAGCACCACCAATTATCTAATATTGATGATACTATTTTATGGGTTTTGTTGTTTCAAACTTGACTGCACAATTGCAACTCATGATTTTGATGGGTTTTGTTCATATTTCATTGTTTTGCACTAGTTGGTTGTACCTTGTTTCTGCATCTTCCATATCTAACTTCACTAACATTATTGGTGTGAGCAAAACAAGACCTTAGAAATTCAAGAGAATTGGAGTAACAGAAGTAGCGCTAAAGAAGATGACACTTTAAATGTTCAAAAGCAAGAACATTAGGTAAGAGCAACAAAGGGCACTGGAAATTAAACTTAGATTCCTCCTAAAACCCTTAAAAATCAGTAACACCGAAAAACCAACAAACCGCCGCACATAAAACCAATGTAGGGTTCCCGGTACATGTGTGTCCGTATGGTTCAGACAAACTGAACAATATTTACTTGTTGAAACATTGTTTTTGAGAGGTAGAAAGACGTCAGTTCAGAGAGAAAGTTTCTCCCCGTTCGTCGCCCCCATCTCttcatttccttttctttctaagGCTATCTTTGTAACATGGGAACAATGATCGAAGAAATGGAGAGCAAGCTGAGAAATTCACCCGATCAGACTTAAACTTAGGCCATGCCTTCGAAAGCAATGGATTTACCACTTATCTGCTGTCCCAGAGGGACTAGAACCATTGTGCAGTTGTGACTGAAGCGTAGGGCTTACAACGGCTttctacttccatcattggattTTAAAGTTCATTGAGCAGGATCGGGAGACACGCATCTTTTACTTACAGTGAACACCGTGACACTTTTTAAGCCATTAATTGAAGAGAAAGCAATGGCTAGGATTGTATCTAGTTAAACTGCAGAGAGGCTGATCAGTTTTGTGGTAAATTTGGTCTGTTCATGACGTACACAAATGGTCAAGGGTGTTTTCCTTCGTATGGCTTTGGTTACTTGTCTTCTGTGGGTTTTGACTACTCTTCGTAAAAGTTGGTTATTGTGTAGTGGATGGTTTTTTGTTTTCCGGCTGGAGAACCCAATTTATATGGGCGATTCTATCTGCCGAAGAACAAAGAACTTGGAGATATGTTTCTGTCAAAATCTTGGATTCGCCAcgcccaaaaacaaaaagcaagcgTTGGAGGTACGTCTAGGGATGGGGGAGAAACTGCGAGCTTAAGTATCCATGGTTCTTAAGCTATGAGTTTCAAGTCTAGTAATCCGTTTCTCATGGTCAAAATGCAACCATCATACATAGCAATTCACTTGGTAAACTTCCTCGCGGTTTGTACAATCCCAGTTCATATTGGAATATGAATTAGGAATGAAACAGCTTAAGGAGCAACAGAACTACATAACAACCCgctttttggtttgtttttatattttgtttgtgaTGTTTGCAGAGACTATCTGTACCGTTTGTTAAGCAATATGTCTTTGAATGCAAGAGTCTATGATGGTTGGAAAGCATTTGTGCGCGAAAATCGTCCGAAAGTAGGGAATGCTTGTGTGATTGAGCTGATAGTAAGAGCCGCACTCGTAAAGTCACATTCAAGGTTGGCATGTGCCGTGCTTAAGACACAGAGTGATACATTAAACAAGACATAAGATATTGTAGTCTCTGTGAACACTACTATTAATTGTCACGTGTTAATAAACTTCATCCTTCTTAACTTTGTTGTCATATAAACTTAACACATGTCAATCAATGATAGAAGTCACAGAAGGACTCTTTTATCTTCCCTATACACGAGGACTTCCATGACAAGGACCGCAGGTGGGTTGACAAAACAACGTTTCCAAGTAAATCACCATGGCACATAGCGGTAAAAAAGTCTCAATTCTCATGACGATCTGATTAGCTATTCATCATCGGATCAAACTCATTGCAGTATGAACAATTAGACATGATGCCACTAATTAACAAGCTCAACAAGTTTAAAGTAGCAAGAAAACCCTCAAAACCCGGCAACGCAGGGCTAACCTTTGTGGAATCCACTTTCTTTTTCCCGTCtctctcttcttgtagaacagGAGCAATTGACAGGAATTTGAATCTCCTTGTGATATAAAACTAAATCAACCTCCTGACAGGCAAAAAAATCAAGACAGACATAAACCGAAAAATAGTTCCTCAGAAACCCTAACTTTTCTAGTGTGATCACtaaattattgaggggctatgtttagcctTTTCGTTGGAGATGGTGATGAATATGACTGAGATGCATACTATACAATGACTAAAAACCATACATCAACATCTTCACCGGTAATGAACAAGCCGATATCTAATACATGGTAAATTCCAATATCCGCGAATCACAGTAAGTGGGAAGATAATAAAGCTTCCGTTGCCAACGGTAGTCGTCTCACGAACAATCAGGCTGGCTACCCCTCGTGATAAAACCATAAACAAAACGTAAAGGAACCCCTTTTGTGAAGGCGAAGCAAAGCAATCACAAAGCTGTGTCgggaaataaaaacatattcaAGTGCATGTCGAAACAGGGAGTAGCGTTGGCTTTGAAGACGCTGTAAACAAGGCTTTGAAAACTTCAACTTTTGCGGTAACACCCGCATACTTTCTGAATCTTTTGCATCGTCAGACAGAAGCCTTTGCGTCATGCTCAGCACTCGCAGGAGGTTTGGCATCAGATTCTCCAGCAGCGGATGGTGGTTGGTCAGCAGCTTCGTCCTCTGTGTCACTATCATCATTCTCTGCTGGTAGTACAAGACGGTTAATTTAAATGTCAGTGATAAATTGTACGCTAATCTGCAGTAACTAGTCCACTTCCAACAAACAAGATCATGCAGCTAGAATGGACTATATAGATTGTGAAACTCACCATCAAACTTGCCAAGAGCGTCAGCACTCGAGCCACCGCCACCCATGTTCAACTTCTGAAATAACAGAACGCAAGAAATTGTTTATCgtaataaataatttaatataaacaATCCTATAGTCAGGTGATGGTATAGCTACTTATACTAGTATAAACAATTCAACAATAAGGCGATAGTATAACTACTTACAGACATATCAAAGTCCCCAAAGTTCATATTGTTTCCAAGTCCCCCGAGGTTCATATTGTTTCCGAGTCCTCCAAAGTCCATATTGTTTCCGAGTCCTCCAAAGTCCATATTGTTTCCGAGTCCACCAAAGTCCATATTATTTCCAAACCCACCTGGACCTGGAAACCAGAATTAAAGCCAAAAGCATACAATCAGAATTCCTCAAGGAAACTATGACAATACAGATAGAGATTTAGAAAGGATGAGAAACACTCACCGCCTTCGTCACCTTTCACTTCTTCAGGCTCCTCATCTTCATCAACCCATTTATCCCAATCCACTTTCAGAAAAATAGGAGCTTTTCCCTGCTGTTTTATCAACCTGCTCCACCATTTTTCCTCAGCTTTTTTCACTAGGTAACAGATATTTCTCAAGCCAACACTAGACTTGGTCTCCTACAAGTAAAACAATATGTTAGTCCCATAATTGATTACCGTACGATATCCTagtaaaatgaaataaatcCATGATGGTTATGGCGAGAAAATTACATTTACATCAATCTTGTCATAGAGATCAAGGTCAACTTCATAAGGTGTCTTCTCTGGTCCAACAGTAGCAGAGAACAAAAACTTTCCTTCAGGCTCCAGTTTAAGCTTTACATCTTGGGCATCCGGCAAGTCAATAGTTATGTAGACAATATCAGACCTCTGGGCCCATTTCACATTAGGATGTCGGCTGAAATGTAAATGTTTAAATGAAAAATTAGTAAAGATTAAAGTACAAAACAATTGAGGTAAATCATATACTCCAGAACAAAAAGCTTTTAGaaatataaacttaaaatatTATCCATAATGCTAGCAACTTCTTCTAACACTTACTTTCAACTTTCTAAtatcatagtttttttttttgcttttttcacTTCTGCAATCAGTACCGTCCAatctttgaaaatttcattaaattggatggTAGAGTGCCTACAAATGTTAGGCAGGCTGCTACAAGGATAGTAGACCCAAAAGTTCCATCTTACCCGCCAATTGCTAAATGTTAAATTTCTTGAACTACACAACATATGCCAAATACCCGAACAGTTAGAGAACACTGGACATTCGTTGTACTCAATCTGCATATATCCCAGGACCAAGAAAGTTATGAAGCAACATAAATGAAACTGTACAGCAGGTGTACAGCAGGGAACAAAGACTATGAAACTGGCACTCAAGTACTGTAAGACAAATCAGACTAGCATTCATCAAACCAAAGCTTGTAGCTGCTAGCAATTAGTTGTTAAAATCCTACACTAATCAACCGTTCCTGCACATCTATCTAGCTTTATTCGCATCCCGTCAATAATAAAACGCGTTCAAGCACATAGTTGCAGCTTGCACAAATAAGGCATTTTAAGTGTGATAAACAGAAAAAGGAAATGGAAACAAGAGTTTAGTAAAAATAGGAATAGATAAAATAAAGCCGAAAAAGAAAGACCGGCACAACAATTGCACAAATTAACTAGCTTTCTACAACATACAAAAAAGAGTGAGAAATCTAATTCAGCAATTCCCTTCCTAATTAGGTCTGGTATTAATTGAAACAAAATCTCAGTAAATcctttgaaaaataaaactcataGCCCCTGTTTGGTTGCAGAGAAaacgaaaaggaaaaaagacaaTATATTTCCATTCAATTACTTAGTTAAATCAAATAACAGGTAATTTCCATGAAACGAAAAACAAATCATTcagaattaaaaccctaaacctcTACTGAACCCAACACACAAACCAAGGCGTCTACACAGATTCAAGTTTCCATATTCACAGATAACTCAATTTCCATcactttctcagcaaccaaacagaaaataactgAAAAGGTAAAGACGAAAAATTGGAAAACCTAACTCAAACCCTATGCTTCTTATGCAaccccaaaagaagaaaagaaaaatatcgaaagtaaatgtaaattaaaagaaaacagGATCTAAGAGCAACACCTCATATCGGCGTATCGATCCTTTGCTCAGAAACAGCGTTTACTTCgcactgagagagagagagagagagagaggacggAGTGGTTTATAGAGGAAAGTTAAAGGAGTTTTAGTGTTATTTATAGATTTCTGGACGGTAAAAGTTTAacgaaaactaacgaaaagtttaaaaataatgaatagtattaagaaaatatataaatgtaatttttttgttaaaaatgaataatattgggaatgttttgttaaaattctctaaaatttagtattttacacatttatttttatttttcagacaaatttgttagttttttacattaattttttttttaatttattcatttcaacagctaaaatttaaatttttttataaaaaagtaaaaattgatGCGAATTCTAGTcttacattttgttttgttttttgtcaacAAAAACGTAGTTTTGGATTAGATGGTGCCGTGTGTCTCCATGCTTTGTGCAAGTTTTAGATATTTTGAGGTGGGACTTGGTTGGGTGCTACCTCACCGTTGGGAGGGATACCTGAATGGTGTCAT
This region includes:
- the LOC137727954 gene encoding co-chaperone protein p23-1-like isoform X1, whose translation is MSRHPNVKWAQRSDIVYITIDLPDAQDVKLKLEPEGKFLFSATVGPEKTPYEVDLDLYDKIDVNETKSSVGLRNICYLVKKAEEKWWSRLIKQQGKAPIFLKVDWDKWVDEDEEPEEVKGDEGGPGGFGNNMDFGGLGNNMDFGGLGNNMDFGGLGNNMNLGGLGNNMNFGDFDMSKLNMGGGGSSADALGKFDAENDDSDTEDEAADQPPSAAGESDAKPPASAEHDAKASV
- the LOC137727954 gene encoding co-chaperone protein p23-1-like isoform X2, whose amino-acid sequence is MSRHPNVKWAQRSDIVYITIDLPDAQDVKLKLEPEGKFLFSATVGPEKTPYEVDLDLYDKIDVNETKSSVGLRNICYLVKKAEEKWWSRLIKQQGKAPIFLKVDWDKWVDEDEEPEEVKGDEGGPGGFGNNMDFGGLGNNMDFGGLGNNMDFGGLGNNMNLGGLGNNMNFGDFDMSKLNMGGGGSSADALGKFDENDDSDTEDEAADQPPSAAGESDAKPPASAEHDAKASV